The Bremerella sp. JC817 genome includes the window GTCCGCTTCGTCTGGATCGGCAGCGGCATCCTCCGCGACCGGCTCGAAGCCGAGGCCGATCGGCTCGGCATCCGCCACGCGATCCGCTTCACCGGCCTCGTGCCGCCGGATCGCATCCCGGAGTTGCTCAACGCCTGCGACGTGGTGTTGCACCCGAGCTATCGGGAAGGGCTGGCGAGGGTCTTGC containing:
- a CDS encoding glycosyltransferase; the protein is VRFVWIGSGILRDRLEAEADRLGIRHAIRFTGLVPPDRIPELLNACDVVLHPSYREGLARVLPQGLIVGRPAISYDVDGAREVVLPETGILVPFLDRDRLASAILDLAGN